In the genome of Streptomyces globosus, one region contains:
- a CDS encoding aminotransferase class I/II-fold pyridoxal phosphate-dependent enzyme — MQRTAEGRGPVRFGPPAPEPGLPVLPGLTEALATAASRSDPEPPGGALPLLEAAARHWQRRGLPTAADEVAAGPGAPALLLALLGAHGGDVLLPRPCPAWWTPQIRLLGRRAYHVQTPAECGGVPDPYALLETVRRVRAEGGDPRVLLLSVADDPTATVPPPELLREACEAAASAGLFVVSDETWRDTVHVPYRTLVLNPAEMLPGGAAVLLDLSGALLPAGWPAAVARLPGTPHGTRLRAQTLDVLAATGALVAGPVAAAAALALDEPAAVADRARRAAALHGAVAGAVHRTLLAAGAFARPPQAGRHVYADLDPLRAGLARHGIRDAMELEDWLGARLGTPTPGGQRFADDLGSLRVRLSTGPLLGATPGERLAALTVRDPLALPSIRASLDHLGTVLAGLAP; from the coding sequence ATGCAGCGCACCGCGGAGGGCCGGGGCCCGGTCCGGTTCGGGCCGCCCGCGCCGGAGCCCGGCCTGCCGGTCCTGCCCGGGCTCACCGAGGCCCTCGCCACGGCCGCGAGCCGCTCGGACCCCGAACCCCCCGGCGGCGCCCTGCCCCTGCTGGAGGCGGCCGCCCGGCACTGGCAGCGGCGGGGCCTGCCCACCGCCGCCGACGAGGTCGCCGCCGGGCCCGGCGCGCCCGCCCTGCTGCTGGCGCTGCTCGGCGCGCACGGCGGGGACGTGCTCCTGCCGCGGCCCTGCCCCGCCTGGTGGACCCCGCAGATCCGGCTGCTGGGACGCCGCGCCTACCACGTGCAGACCCCGGCCGAGTGCGGCGGCGTACCGGACCCGTACGCGCTGCTGGAGACGGTGCGCCGGGTGCGGGCGGAGGGCGGCGACCCTCGGGTGCTGCTGCTGTCCGTCGCCGACGACCCGACCGCGACCGTGCCGCCGCCCGAGCTGCTGCGGGAGGCCTGCGAGGCCGCCGCCTCCGCCGGGCTGTTCGTCGTCAGCGACGAGACCTGGCGCGACACCGTGCACGTCCCGTACCGCACCCTCGTCCTGAACCCCGCGGAGATGCTGCCCGGCGGGGCCGCCGTCCTGCTGGACCTGTCCGGCGCCCTGCTGCCCGCCGGGTGGCCCGCCGCCGTCGCCCGCCTTCCCGGCACGCCGCACGGCACCCGGCTGCGGGCCCAAACCCTCGACGTGCTCGCCGCGACGGGCGCGCTCGTCGCCGGGCCCGTCGCCGCCGCGGCCGCGCTCGCCCTGGACGAGCCGGCCGCCGTCGCCGACCGGGCCCGCCGGGCCGCCGCCCTGCACGGTGCGGTCGCCGGCGCCGTCCACCGCACCCTCCTCGCTGCCGGGGCCTTCGCCCGGCCCCCGCAGGCCGGCCGGCACGTCTACGCCGACCTGGACCCGCTGCGCGCCGGCCTCGCCCGGCACGGCATCCGCGACGCGATGGAGCTGGAGGACTGGCTCGGCGCCCGGCTCGGCACCCCCACCCCGGGCGGGCAACGCTTCGCCGACGACCTGGGCTCGCTGCGGGTCCGCCTCTCCACCGGCCCCCTGCTCGGTGCCACCCCGGGGGAGCGCCTCGCGGCCCTCACCGTCCGCGACCCGCTCGCCCTGCCGTCCATACGCGCCTCCCTGGACCACCTCGGCACGGTCCTGGCCGGGCTGGCGCCATGA
- a CDS encoding prolyl oligopeptidase family serine peptidase — MDAAREDPPAAAPHAAAPHPADPPPAAIREQPYGSWPSPIGAALAASLDGRPEYLGTIGAEVWWTEPRPAEGGRRTLVRRPADGGPPRPALPAPWNVRSAFTEYGGRPWAGTERPRGGPLLVFVHFADQRMYAYEPDAPGGPAPRPLTPPSPPGRPLRWADPVLRGGEAWCVLEEFTGPAPTDVRRVLAAVPLDGSAAEDRSRVRELTDDRHRFSTGPRLSPDGRHAVRLVWDHPRMPWDGTEAELSRITADGTLADPRTVLGGPDEAVAQADWAQDGTLLAVSDRSGWWNPYRVDPETGEAVNLCPREEEFGGALWRPGLNWLVPLPGAGTRTDGPAGGLVAVLHGLGSSVLGVLDPDTGDLVDAAGPWTAWQPTLAAHGDLVYGVAASPRTAYEVVELDTRTGHARVVGAQAPAPVDPAYYPEPQTRTFLGPDDREIHAHVYPPHHPARRAPADELPPYAVWAHGGPTEHVPPVLDLHIAYFTSRGIGVVEVNYGGSTGYGRAYRERLREQWGVVDVEDCAAVARALADEGTADPARLAIRGGSAGGWTAAASLASTSLYACAAIRYPVLDLRGFAEETHDLESRYVEGLAGPPQTLAVICRERSPVARADRITAPFVLLQGLDDAVCPPAQAERLLAALRGRSVPHAYLAFAGEGHGFRRAETMVRALEAELSLYAQVFGIERTDVPRLRLETA, encoded by the coding sequence ATGGACGCCGCCCGGGAAGACCCCCCGGCCGCGGCCCCGCACGCCGCCGCCCCCCACCCCGCCGACCCGCCGCCCGCCGCGATCCGGGAGCAGCCGTACGGCAGCTGGCCCTCACCCATCGGCGCCGCCCTCGCCGCCTCCCTCGACGGCCGCCCCGAATACCTCGGCACCATCGGCGCCGAGGTCTGGTGGACCGAGCCGCGCCCCGCCGAAGGCGGCCGCCGCACCCTGGTCCGGCGCCCCGCCGACGGCGGCCCGCCCCGCCCGGCCCTGCCCGCCCCGTGGAACGTCCGCAGCGCGTTCACCGAGTACGGCGGCCGCCCCTGGGCGGGCACCGAGCGGCCCCGCGGCGGGCCGCTCCTCGTCTTCGTCCACTTCGCCGACCAGCGCATGTACGCGTACGAGCCCGACGCGCCCGGCGGCCCCGCCCCCCGCCCCCTCACCCCGCCGTCCCCGCCCGGCCGCCCCCTGCGCTGGGCCGACCCGGTCCTGCGCGGCGGCGAGGCCTGGTGCGTCCTGGAGGAGTTCACCGGGCCCGCGCCCACCGACGTCCGCCGCGTCCTGGCCGCCGTACCGCTGGACGGGTCGGCGGCCGAGGACCGCTCCCGCGTACGGGAGCTCACCGACGACCGGCACCGCTTCAGCACCGGGCCGCGCCTGTCCCCCGACGGCCGGCATGCGGTCCGGCTCGTCTGGGACCACCCCCGCATGCCGTGGGACGGCACCGAGGCCGAACTCTCCCGGATCACCGCGGACGGCACCCTCGCCGATCCGCGCACCGTCCTCGGCGGCCCGGACGAGGCCGTCGCCCAGGCCGACTGGGCGCAGGACGGCACCCTCCTCGCGGTCAGCGACCGCAGCGGCTGGTGGAACCCGTACCGCGTCGACCCCGAGACCGGCGAGGCCGTGAACCTGTGCCCGCGGGAGGAGGAGTTCGGGGGCGCGCTGTGGCGGCCGGGGCTGAACTGGCTCGTCCCGCTGCCCGGGGCCGGAACCCGCACCGACGGCCCCGCGGGCGGCCTCGTCGCCGTCCTGCACGGGCTGGGCTCCAGCGTCCTCGGCGTGCTGGACCCCGACACCGGGGACCTCGTCGACGCCGCCGGGCCGTGGACCGCCTGGCAGCCGACGCTCGCCGCGCACGGCGACCTCGTCTACGGGGTCGCGGCCAGCCCCCGCACCGCCTACGAGGTGGTCGAGCTCGACACCCGGACCGGGCACGCCCGGGTGGTGGGCGCGCAGGCCCCCGCCCCCGTGGACCCGGCGTACTACCCGGAGCCGCAGACCCGCACCTTCCTCGGCCCGGACGACCGGGAGATCCACGCGCACGTCTACCCGCCCCACCATCCCGCCCGGCGCGCCCCCGCCGACGAGCTGCCGCCGTACGCGGTGTGGGCGCACGGAGGGCCCACCGAGCACGTCCCGCCCGTCCTCGACCTGCACATCGCCTACTTCACCTCCCGCGGCATCGGCGTCGTCGAGGTCAACTACGGGGGCTCCACCGGTTACGGGCGCGCCTACCGGGAGCGGCTGCGCGAGCAGTGGGGCGTGGTCGACGTGGAGGACTGCGCGGCCGTGGCCCGGGCGCTCGCCGACGAGGGGACCGCGGACCCGGCCCGCCTCGCCATCCGCGGCGGCAGCGCGGGCGGCTGGACGGCCGCGGCCTCGCTGGCCTCGACGTCCCTGTACGCCTGCGCGGCGATCCGCTACCCGGTCCTGGACCTGCGCGGCTTCGCCGAGGAGACCCACGACCTGGAGTCCCGCTACGTCGAGGGGCTGGCCGGGCCGCCGCAGACCCTCGCCGTGATCTGCCGGGAGCGCTCGCCCGTCGCCCGCGCCGACCGGATCACCGCCCCCTTCGTGCTGCTCCAGGGGCTGGACGACGCGGTGTGCCCGCCCGCGCAGGCCGAGCGGCTGCTGGCGGCGCTGCGCGGCCGGTCCGTGCCGCACGCGTACCTGGCCTTCGCGGGCGAGGGGCACGGGTTCCGCCGGGCGGAGACGATGGTCCGCGCACTGGAGGCGGAACTCTCCCTGTATGCGCAGGTGTTCGGCATCGAGCGGACGGACGTGCCGCGGCTGCGGCTGGAGACGGCCTAG
- a CDS encoding MBL fold metallo-hydrolase codes for MRDQTSAPAAAPRRPPQPPGTAPRPGSRPAPRPLGERRLWPRSFADRLTTPMPGLRAYARLAREGAFRPGPDGLRGIPDLPCAPAPLPVLAPGTSCVTWAGHASWVVRTGGLTVLTDPVWSRRILATPARMTPVGVPWEDLPPVDAVVISHNHYDHLDAPTLRRLPRHTPLFVPAGLGRWCRRRGFARVTELDWWEAAELDGVRFDFVPAHHWSKRTLLDTCRSLWGGWILTDTRSPAPHRLYFAGDTGYGHWFAEIGRRHPGIDLALLPIGAYAPRWWLRDVHADPEEAVQACIDVGARRMAPMHWGTFVLSAEPVTEPLERVRAAWDRAGLSRDDLWDLPIGASRCW; via the coding sequence ATGAGGGATCAGACCAGCGCCCCCGCCGCCGCCCCGCGCCGCCCGCCGCAGCCCCCGGGCACCGCTCCCCGCCCGGGATCCCGCCCCGCCCCGCGCCCCCTCGGCGAGCGCCGCCTCTGGCCCCGCTCCTTCGCCGACCGGCTCACCACCCCGATGCCCGGCCTGCGCGCCTACGCCCGCCTCGCCCGCGAGGGCGCCTTCCGGCCCGGCCCCGACGGACTGCGCGGCATCCCCGACCTGCCCTGTGCGCCGGCCCCGCTGCCCGTCCTGGCGCCCGGCACCTCCTGCGTCACCTGGGCCGGCCACGCCAGCTGGGTGGTGCGGACCGGCGGCCTGACCGTGCTCACCGACCCCGTCTGGTCGCGCCGGATCCTCGCCACACCCGCCCGGATGACGCCGGTCGGCGTCCCCTGGGAGGACCTCCCGCCGGTCGACGCCGTGGTCATCAGCCACAACCACTACGACCACCTCGACGCCCCCACCCTGCGCCGGCTGCCCCGGCACACCCCGCTCTTCGTCCCCGCCGGGCTCGGCCGCTGGTGCCGCCGCCGCGGCTTCGCCCGCGTCACCGAGCTCGACTGGTGGGAGGCCGCCGAACTGGACGGCGTGCGCTTCGACTTCGTCCCGGCCCACCACTGGTCCAAGCGCACCCTGCTCGACACCTGCCGCAGCCTGTGGGGCGGCTGGATCCTCACCGACACCCGCTCGCCGGCCCCGCACAGGCTCTACTTCGCCGGGGACACCGGCTACGGCCACTGGTTCGCCGAGATCGGCCGCCGCCACCCCGGCATCGACCTGGCCCTGCTGCCGATCGGCGCCTACGCCCCGCGCTGGTGGCTGCGCGACGTCCACGCCGACCCCGAGGAGGCCGTCCAGGCCTGCATCGACGTCGGGGCCCGGCGCATGGCGCCCATGCACTGGGGCACGTTCGTGCTCTCCGCCGAGCCGGTCACGGAGCCGCTGGAGCGGGTCCGGGCCGCCTGGGACCGCGCCGGCCTCTCCCGCGATGACCTGTGGGACCTGCCGATCGGCGCGTCCCGCTGCTGGTGA
- a CDS encoding arginase family protein, protein MRSLVLLDAPSNLGLRPPVPGTVPGVYKLAGALREQGLLSRLGAREGGVVVPPRYDRGDWREGDGVFHAGPLAAYTATLADRIEKHLTAGEFPIVLGGDCSIQLGASLALRRLGRYGLAAIDGSADFRHPGNEAANGPVGAAGGEELALATGRGQADLTDLEGRGPYLREEDVRLFGLRDGDPDLPELRAAGIRTATVGDIRARGAAATARAALDGLHPPVTAGFWVHLDADVLDPSVMPAVDSPDPGGLFPAELAELLRVLIGSPRCVGLNVTIYDPDLDPDGRAGALLADLVVGAFAQQSG, encoded by the coding sequence ATGCGAAGCCTCGTCCTGCTCGACGCACCCTCCAACCTCGGCCTGCGGCCGCCCGTTCCGGGCACCGTGCCCGGCGTGTACAAGCTGGCCGGAGCCCTGCGCGAACAGGGCCTGCTGAGCCGGCTCGGCGCCCGCGAGGGCGGCGTCGTCGTACCGCCCCGCTACGACCGGGGCGACTGGCGGGAAGGCGACGGCGTCTTCCACGCCGGGCCGCTCGCCGCGTACACCGCCACCCTCGCCGACCGCATCGAGAAGCACCTCACGGCCGGCGAGTTCCCGATCGTCCTCGGCGGCGACTGCTCGATCCAGCTCGGCGCCTCACTGGCCCTGCGCCGCCTCGGCCGGTACGGGCTGGCCGCCATCGACGGCTCGGCCGACTTCCGCCACCCCGGCAACGAGGCCGCCAACGGGCCCGTCGGCGCCGCCGGCGGCGAGGAACTCGCCCTGGCCACCGGCCGCGGCCAGGCCGACCTCACCGACCTGGAGGGCCGCGGCCCCTACCTGCGCGAGGAGGACGTCCGCCTCTTCGGGCTCCGCGACGGCGACCCCGACCTCCCCGAACTGCGCGCCGCCGGCATCCGCACCGCCACCGTCGGCGACATCCGCGCCCGCGGCGCCGCCGCCACGGCCCGGGCGGCGCTGGACGGACTCCACCCGCCCGTCACCGCCGGCTTCTGGGTGCACCTCGACGCCGACGTCCTCGACCCCTCGGTGATGCCCGCCGTCGACAGCCCCGACCCCGGCGGCCTGTTCCCCGCCGAACTGGCCGAATTGCTGCGGGTGTTGATCGGATCCCCGCGCTGCGTCGGGCTCAACGTCACCATCTACGACCCGGACCTGGACCCCGACGGCCGGGCCGGCGCGCTCCTCGCGGACCTCGTCGTCGGGGCGTTCGCGCAGCAGTCCGGCTGA
- a CDS encoding TIGR03086 family metal-binding protein: MPEPLLEQHAEALRLFGSRVRAVAPGQWGLPTPCAEWTVRDLVNHVTAEQLWVPPLVTEGCTVAEVGDRFAGDILGDDPAAAWDRAARAAHTAFASPWALERIVSLSYGPSKAAAYCAELTADCVVHAWDLARAVGADDRLPAGLVRFALDEITPYADGLAAAGMYGPPLVPPPGADDQTRLLALTGRAA; encoded by the coding sequence ATGCCGGAGCCACTCCTCGAACAGCACGCAGAGGCGCTCCGGCTGTTCGGATCGCGGGTCCGCGCCGTGGCGCCCGGCCAGTGGGGCCTTCCGACCCCCTGCGCCGAGTGGACGGTGCGCGACCTCGTCAACCACGTCACCGCCGAGCAGCTGTGGGTGCCGCCGCTGGTCACCGAGGGCTGCACCGTCGCCGAGGTCGGCGACCGCTTCGCCGGCGACATCCTCGGCGACGACCCCGCCGCCGCCTGGGACCGGGCCGCGCGGGCAGCCCACACGGCCTTCGCCTCCCCCTGGGCGCTGGAGCGCATCGTCTCCCTCTCCTACGGCCCCTCGAAGGCCGCCGCGTACTGCGCGGAGCTCACCGCGGACTGCGTCGTGCACGCCTGGGACCTCGCGCGGGCCGTCGGCGCCGACGACCGCCTGCCCGCCGGGCTGGTCCGGTTCGCCCTCGACGAGATCACCCCGTACGCCGACGGGCTCGCCGCCGCGGGCATGTACGGCCCGCCGCTGGTGCCCCCGCCCGGCGCCGACGACCAGACCCGCCTCCTCGCCCTCACCGGCCGCGCCGCATGA
- a CDS encoding GNAT family N-acetyltransferase: MSFPPYLAEGDRVALRPFRAADGPEFTARVRESRGLHHPWLSPPDTLEAYGPYAARLSGGGDGGGRAGFLVCERATGAIAGFVNVNNIVRGAFQCGALGYGAFAHAAGRGLLGEGLDLVLAHAFAPLAGGGDRAGAHTGAAAQAAPAAGAGAGLGLHRLEANIQPGNTASIGLVRSRGFRLEGLSPDFLFVDGAWRDHERWAITAEAAGASGRGGRHGAG; the protein is encoded by the coding sequence ATGTCCTTTCCCCCGTACCTCGCCGAAGGAGACAGGGTCGCACTGCGCCCCTTCCGGGCCGCCGACGGACCCGAGTTCACCGCCCGGGTACGCGAGAGCCGCGGGCTGCACCACCCGTGGCTGTCCCCGCCGGACACGCTGGAGGCGTACGGGCCGTACGCGGCCCGGCTGTCCGGCGGCGGTGACGGCGGCGGGCGGGCGGGCTTCCTGGTGTGCGAGCGGGCGACCGGCGCCATCGCCGGCTTCGTCAACGTCAACAACATCGTCCGCGGCGCCTTCCAGTGCGGGGCCCTGGGATACGGGGCGTTCGCGCACGCCGCGGGGCGCGGACTGCTCGGCGAGGGCCTCGACCTGGTCCTCGCCCACGCCTTCGCCCCCCTCGCGGGCGGCGGCGACCGGGCAGGCGCCCACACCGGCGCGGCCGCCCAGGCTGCCCCGGCCGCCGGGGCCGGGGCCGGGCTCGGACTGCACCGCCTGGAGGCCAACATCCAGCCCGGCAACACGGCCTCCATCGGCCTCGTCCGCAGCCGCGGCTTCCGGCTGGAGGGCCTCTCCCCGGACTTCCTCTTCGTCGACGGCGCCTGGCGCGACCACGAGCGCTGGGCGATCACGGCCGAGGCCGCGGGGGCCTCTGGCCGGGGCGGCCGCCATGGCGCAGGATGA
- a CDS encoding M20/M25/M40 family metallo-hydrolase, whose protein sequence is MADMPAVTPQRPAAHTPPAEPPAEESPVDRTALDEAVAFTSDLIRIDTSNRGGGDCRERPAAEYVAERLAAAGLEPVLLERTPGRTNVVARIPGSDPSADALLVHGHLDVVPADPAEWSTDPFSGEVRDGVVWGRGAVDMKNTDAMVLAVVRAWARAGARPRRDVVLAYTADEEDSAVDGAGYLADRHAGLFEGCTEGLGESGAFTVHNGPRQPLYPIAAGERGTAWLKLTARGTAGHGSKPNHANAVSRLAAAVARIGEHTWPVRLTDTVAACITELAALQGLHVDPRARGTDLDGLLPKLGPAAALVEGTLRNSANPTMLSAGYKVNVIPGTATAYVDGRTLPGGEEEFLATLNELTGPDVEWEFHHRTDALQAPVDSRTFAVLRESVECFAPDGRVVPFCMAGGTDAKQFSRLGITGYGFSPLRLPPGFDYWSLFHGVDERVPVDALHFGVRVLDHALRTL, encoded by the coding sequence ATGGCTGACATGCCCGCTGTCACCCCCCAGCGCCCGGCCGCGCACACCCCGCCCGCGGAGCCGCCGGCCGAGGAGTCCCCGGTCGACCGGACCGCCCTCGACGAGGCCGTCGCCTTCACCTCCGACCTCATCCGCATCGACACCTCCAACAGGGGAGGCGGCGACTGCCGCGAGCGCCCTGCCGCCGAGTACGTCGCCGAGCGCCTCGCCGCCGCCGGCCTGGAGCCCGTCCTGCTGGAGCGCACCCCGGGCCGTACCAACGTGGTGGCCCGCATCCCCGGCAGCGACCCTTCGGCCGACGCCCTCCTCGTCCACGGCCACCTCGACGTGGTGCCCGCCGACCCCGCCGAGTGGAGCACCGACCCCTTCTCGGGGGAGGTCCGCGACGGGGTCGTGTGGGGCCGCGGAGCCGTCGACATGAAGAACACCGACGCCATGGTCCTGGCCGTGGTGCGCGCCTGGGCCCGCGCCGGCGCCCGCCCGCGCCGGGACGTCGTCCTCGCGTACACCGCCGACGAGGAGGACAGCGCCGTCGACGGTGCGGGCTACCTCGCCGACCGGCATGCCGGCCTGTTCGAGGGCTGTACGGAGGGGCTCGGCGAGTCCGGGGCGTTCACCGTGCACAACGGCCCCCGCCAGCCCCTCTACCCGATCGCGGCCGGCGAGCGCGGCACCGCCTGGCTGAAGCTGACGGCCCGGGGCACGGCCGGGCACGGCTCGAAGCCGAACCACGCCAACGCCGTCAGCCGGCTCGCCGCGGCCGTCGCCAGGATCGGCGAGCACACCTGGCCCGTCCGCCTCACCGACACCGTCGCCGCCTGCATCACCGAACTCGCCGCCCTCCAGGGCCTCCACGTCGACCCGCGCGCCCGCGGCACCGACCTCGACGGGCTGCTGCCCAAGCTCGGCCCGGCCGCGGCGCTCGTCGAAGGGACGCTGCGCAACAGCGCCAACCCGACGATGCTCAGCGCCGGCTACAAGGTCAACGTCATCCCCGGCACCGCCACCGCGTACGTCGACGGACGGACACTGCCCGGCGGCGAGGAGGAGTTCCTCGCCACCCTGAACGAGCTGACCGGGCCCGACGTCGAGTGGGAGTTCCACCACCGTACGGACGCCCTGCAGGCACCGGTCGACAGCCGGACGTTCGCCGTCCTGCGCGAGTCCGTCGAGTGCTTCGCCCCCGACGGCCGCGTCGTCCCCTTCTGCATGGCCGGCGGCACCGACGCCAAGCAGTTCTCCCGCCTCGGCATCACCGGCTACGGCTTCTCCCCGCTCAGACTCCCGCCCGGCTTCGACTACTGGTCCCTCTTCCACGGCGTGGACGAGCGGGTCCCGGTCGACGCCCTGCACTTCGGCGTCCGCGTCCTCGACCACGCGTTGCGGACCCTGTGA
- a CDS encoding MBL fold metallo-hydrolase: MPVEITWWGHAACTVEDSGVRVLTDPLFAPRLAHLRRRRGVLPPPEAAVADVAVVSHLHADHLHLPSLARLAPGTRLVVPRGALRAVPGLARLAGVRGLAVVEAVPGDVVGVGQGVRVRAVSARHDGRRMPWGPQRVRALGFVVEGAGRTYFAGDTGLFAAMAGEVGPVDVALLPVGGWGPYLGPGHLNAAGAARALAALAPAAAVPVHYGTYWPIGMDAVRPHEFHAPGQEFARLAGRAAPGSAVRVPGHGERVRFP, encoded by the coding sequence GTGCCGGTGGAGATCACCTGGTGGGGGCATGCCGCCTGCACGGTGGAGGATTCCGGGGTGCGCGTGCTGACGGACCCGCTGTTCGCGCCGCGGCTGGCGCACCTGCGGCGGCGGCGCGGGGTGCTGCCGCCGCCCGAGGCGGCCGTGGCGGACGTGGCGGTCGTGTCGCACCTGCACGCCGACCACCTGCACCTGCCGTCCCTGGCCCGGCTCGCGCCCGGCACCCGCCTGGTGGTGCCGCGGGGTGCGCTGCGGGCGGTGCCGGGGCTGGCGCGGCTGGCCGGGGTGCGCGGGCTGGCCGTGGTGGAGGCGGTGCCGGGGGACGTCGTCGGGGTCGGGCAGGGGGTGCGGGTGCGGGCGGTCAGCGCGCGGCACGACGGGCGGCGGATGCCGTGGGGGCCGCAGCGGGTGCGGGCGCTGGGCTTCGTGGTGGAGGGTGCCGGGCGGACGTACTTCGCCGGGGACACGGGCCTGTTCGCCGCGATGGCCGGGGAGGTGGGGCCGGTCGACGTGGCACTGCTGCCGGTGGGCGGCTGGGGCCCGTACCTCGGGCCGGGGCACCTGAACGCGGCGGGTGCGGCGCGGGCGCTGGCGGCGCTGGCGCCGGCCGCGGCGGTGCCGGTGCACTACGGGACGTACTGGCCGATCGGGATGGACGCGGTGCGGCCGCACGAGTTCCACGCGCCGGGGCAGGAGTTCGCCCGGCTGGCGGGGCGGGCGGCGCCGGGGTCGGCGGTGCGGGTGCCGGGCCACGGCGAGCGGGTGCGGTTCCCGTGA
- a CDS encoding DedA family protein: MRGVAVAAAGGWAWAAGGVPAETAEQAVGYPALFLLVAVGALVPVVPTGALVSSAAVVAFHRASPPLGVLLVVGVAALAAFAGDLTLYWLGGRGVRSPGGSRGLERLRARTAPERLEQARAGLERHGVQVLVVSRLVPAGRIPVMAACLLAQWPLRRFARGDAPACAAWAAAYGLIGILGGSLFAEPWQGVVAAVVLALLAGAAPGLWRRLRGVGAG, translated from the coding sequence GTGAGGGGCGTCGCGGTGGCGGCGGCCGGGGGCTGGGCGTGGGCGGCGGGCGGGGTGCCGGCGGAGACCGCCGAGCAGGCGGTCGGCTATCCGGCGCTGTTCCTGCTGGTGGCGGTGGGCGCGCTGGTTCCGGTGGTGCCGACCGGGGCGCTGGTGAGTTCGGCGGCGGTCGTGGCGTTCCACCGGGCGTCGCCGCCGCTGGGGGTGCTGCTGGTGGTGGGTGTGGCCGCGCTGGCCGCGTTCGCGGGGGACCTCACCCTGTACTGGCTGGGTGGGCGCGGGGTGCGGTCGCCGGGCGGGTCGCGGGGGCTGGAGCGGCTGCGGGCGCGGACCGCGCCGGAGCGGCTGGAGCAGGCGCGGGCGGGCCTGGAGCGGCACGGGGTGCAGGTGCTGGTGGTGTCCCGGCTGGTGCCGGCCGGCCGGATCCCCGTGATGGCCGCGTGCCTGCTGGCGCAGTGGCCGCTGCGCCGGTTCGCGCGCGGGGACGCGCCCGCGTGCGCGGCGTGGGCGGCGGCGTACGGGCTGATCGGGATCCTCGGCGGGTCGCTGTTCGCGGAGCCCTGGCAGGGCGTGGTGGCGGCGGTGGTCCTGGCCCTGCTGGCGGGCGCGGCACCGGGGCTGTGGCGGCGGCTGCGGGGCGTGGGCGCGGGGTGA